One genomic segment of Belonocnema kinseyi isolate 2016_QV_RU_SX_M_011 chromosome 2, B_treatae_v1, whole genome shotgun sequence includes these proteins:
- the LOC117183067 gene encoding uncharacterized protein LOC117183067: MSTKKRQDKIDEFTDEAQDLIDYRTEVENNYYAVLSAATVLLMRGIPKGNSLLNAQANSEKHVKLFHATPQLLLANIRETFCPISGRNLARKTVHDCIRCSRVKPKLMPPIMGNLSSAHVSPSPPFYNTAVDYAGPFSIKYRKGRGCKITKAYELVSDATADAFIAALRCFASRRRKPARIYSDNGTNFIRGNNKLERLGNFLIKESDALGESILNIDIQWYFIPTYAPHFAGIWEAGVKSVKHHLKRVAGDAIFTYEEFSKLLTQIEATLNSLPLTPLSADLNDHSSLTPAHFLISRTFTSVADPDLMHLQEGRLSN, translated from the exons ATGAGTACGAAAAAAAGACAAGATAAAATTGATGAGTTTACTGATGAGGCTCAAGACTTAATTGACTATAGAACGGAAGTTGAAAACAATTATTATGCTGTTCTGTCTGCAGCTACAGTATTATTAATGCGTGGAATTCCAAAAGGAAATTCACTTCTAAACGCGCAGGCAAATTCTGAG AAACATGTTAAGTTATTCCACGCAACGCCTCAGTTATTATTAGCAAACATAAGAGAAACTTTCTGTCCAATCAGTGGACGAAACTTAGCACGAAAAACAGTTCACGACTGCATAAGGTGTTCCAGAGTCAAACCCAAGTTGATGCCTCCAATAATGGGAAATCTTTCCTCAGCTCACGTATCTCCATCGCCTCCATTTTACAATACTGCGGTCGATTACGCCGGTCCATTTTCCATCAAATACCGAAAGGGTCGAGGGTGTAAAATAACTAAAGCTTAT GAGCTCGTTTCAGACGCTACTGCAGATGCATTCATAGCTGCTCTGCGGTGTTTTGCTTCAAGGCGCAGAAAACCAGCCAGAATTTACTCGGACAATGGAACTAATTTTATCAGGGGGAACAATAAACTTGAACGTCTAGGGAACTTTTTAATTAAGGAGTCAGACGCATTAGGCGAATCGATTTTGAATATTGACATTCAATGGTATTTCATTCCGACCTACGCGCCCCATTTTGCAGGTATCTGGGAGGCCGGAGTGAAGTCCGTTAAACACCACTTAAAACGTGTAGCAGGTGACGCGATTTTTActtatgaagaattttcaaagttattaacTCAAATAGAGGCAACACTAAATTCCCTACCCTTAACTCCTCTATCAGCTGATCTAAACGACCATTCTTCGCTGACTC